The following proteins are co-located in the Chloroflexota bacterium genome:
- a CDS encoding sulfotransferase: MAQLIEQPIFVVGSPRSGTTLLRFILSSHPRIVIPDETGFIPFLGKDADEILTEAEAQGVLHRIGDLNRAWRDLVVDTSAFYAGLAEPRLTFLLDALYRLKAEPHGAARWGDKTPGYVRFIPALNRIFPTAQFIHVVRDGRDVTLSAKNKWGATRAYMDSYYLLRNWVRNVETGRAAGQLLGPDRYLEVHYESLVESPGPVAQKLCQFLGETFHPAMLDHTRESRKSTGKTTHVEVLQPISSASVQRWRNEMAPFDQKMAEQVAGETLEAFGYPVAPLDPLTASERARLSALAGKYLVSDTTQRMLYKMGILTLNRGKRS, from the coding sequence ATGGCTCAGTTGATCGAACAGCCCATTTTCGTGGTCGGAAGCCCCCGTTCGGGCACAACCTTGCTCAGGTTCATCCTCAGCAGCCACCCGCGGATAGTCATCCCCGACGAAACGGGCTTCATTCCCTTCCTGGGAAAAGATGCTGATGAAATCCTCACGGAAGCCGAAGCGCAGGGCGTTTTGCACAGGATCGGAGATCTAAACCGCGCCTGGCGAGATCTGGTCGTGGACACTTCAGCGTTTTATGCCGGATTAGCAGAACCGCGACTGACATTCCTGCTCGATGCCCTCTACCGGCTAAAGGCTGAGCCCCATGGCGCTGCCAGATGGGGTGACAAGACACCCGGTTATGTCCGGTTCATTCCCGCGCTCAACAGGATTTTCCCAACGGCCCAGTTCATCCATGTGGTCCGTGACGGACGGGATGTTACCCTGTCCGCAAAAAATAAGTGGGGCGCAACGCGTGCCTATATGGACAGCTACTACCTGCTCAGGAATTGGGTCAGAAACGTTGAGACAGGACGGGCTGCAGGCCAGCTACTGGGTCCTGACCGCTATTTGGAGGTCCATTACGAATCCCTGGTTGAATCGCCGGGACCCGTCGCCCAAAAGCTCTGCCAGTTCCTCGGAGAAACATTCCATCCGGCCATGCTGGATCACACCCGGGAATCGAGGAAATCAACAGGCAAGACAACTCATGTTGAGGTCCTGCAACCCATTTCCTCTGCCAGTGTCCAGAGATGGCGAAACGAGATGGCGCCCTTCGACCAGAAGATGGCGGAGCAAGTCGCCGGGGAAACGCTGGAAGCCTTTGGTTACCCGGTCGCGCCACTGGACCCATTGACGGCCAGTGAACGAGCCAGATTGTCGGCGCTGGCCGGAAAGTATCTGGTGTCCGACACAACACAGCGTATGCTGTACAAAATGGGCATTTTGACCCTCAATCGTGGAAAACGCAGCTAG
- a CDS encoding sulfotransferase, translating to MPSNRPIFIIGVHRSGTTLLRFMLSSHPRIYIPPESDFIPRFFLGNPTGNLSEKQVAEMLDIIFGRYRFAKEWQGAPPDPQEIWRSMSPKKPAAFLDSLYSLYAQQYSAQRWGDKTPIYSSYVPLLNQLFPAAQFIHLIRDGRDAALSMLDKWGNKEYHIDIYFAARNWVRRIGEAQEAGHRIGNEHFHELRYEQLVADPDQELRKICGFLGEQFYPDMSRPQLLGQKQIIAGSFHDPVRQAPGTQRIERWRAEMAPEDLRLFHRIAGSELERLGYAMTDPGTMSAKEQARFAALKMKYTTLQTGRRGLQTLGVMPPI from the coding sequence ATGCCAAGCAATCGTCCGATTTTTATCATAGGTGTACATCGCTCAGGAACAACCCTGCTGCGATTCATGCTCAGCAGCCATCCGCGCATCTACATTCCGCCTGAATCTGATTTCATTCCACGTTTTTTTCTGGGTAATCCGACGGGAAATCTGAGCGAAAAGCAGGTAGCGGAAATGTTGGATATCATCTTCGGGCGCTATCGCTTTGCCAAGGAGTGGCAGGGCGCGCCTCCCGATCCCCAGGAGATCTGGAGATCCATGTCGCCCAAGAAACCAGCGGCGTTTCTGGACAGCCTGTACAGCCTTTATGCGCAGCAGTACAGCGCGCAACGTTGGGGAGACAAGACGCCCATCTACAGCAGCTATGTGCCTCTTCTGAACCAGTTATTTCCCGCCGCGCAGTTCATTCACCTCATCCGGGATGGGCGGGATGCTGCGCTATCGATGCTGGACAAGTGGGGAAACAAGGAATATCACATAGACATCTACTTCGCAGCCCGTAATTGGGTCCGGCGTATCGGTGAAGCCCAGGAAGCTGGCCACCGGATTGGCAATGAGCACTTCCACGAACTTCGCTACGAGCAATTGGTGGCAGATCCTGACCAGGAACTACGAAAAATCTGCGGTTTCCTTGGCGAACAGTTTTATCCTGACATGTCGCGGCCCCAGTTGTTGGGCCAAAAACAGATCATTGCCGGGAGTTTCCACGATCCTGTGCGCCAGGCGCCTGGGACGCAGCGCATCGAGCGCTGGCGGGCGGAAATGGCACCAGAAGATCTCCGTCTTTTCCACCGCATTGCGGGCAGCGAGCTTGAACGGTTGGGCTACGCGATGACCGACCCTGGCACTATGTCAGCAAAAGAGCAAGCCCGCTTCGCTGCCCTGAAGATGAAGTATACAACCCTGCAAACTGGCCGACGCGGTCTACAGACGCTAGGCGTAATGCCACCAATATAG
- a CDS encoding sulfotransferase, which produces MIHSPVLILGCPRSGTTLLYSMLSEISSLWSLGYESKAIIEQHHHPDQKDWQSGVLVASDLTDVSRIQMLDAFERYAAPGSFWSQINRVRSGLRGNPAWRWVKGRGRTKKAGSGVSSAVPQQGLNAVRTAARLRTTITGRQSTAIRLLEKTPENCLRLPFLLALFPDASVIYLTRDGRSNINSLIEGWQQPHLFPGYQVPVELSIPGYSRPRWAFTLIPGWQELTSSPLEEICAWQWVRCNEAVLEHRSQTGAAVPYLTIRYEDLIGNPGPVLRQIAQFLHIDYERDLARFSSDLPQINVVSSPAQDKWRRQNRDAIERVRPLIAPMMHQLGYDSKF; this is translated from the coding sequence ATGATCCACTCACCGGTGCTCATCCTTGGCTGTCCGCGGTCTGGCACGACTCTTCTCTACAGCATGTTGTCGGAGATATCGTCCCTCTGGTCGCTCGGCTATGAGAGCAAGGCAATCATCGAACAGCATCATCATCCCGACCAGAAGGATTGGCAATCAGGCGTTCTGGTTGCCAGCGATTTGACCGATGTGTCCCGGATACAGATGCTGGACGCTTTTGAGCGATATGCTGCACCGGGTTCTTTCTGGAGCCAGATCAACCGTGTACGCAGCGGCCTGCGGGGCAACCCGGCATGGCGGTGGGTGAAAGGGCGGGGCCGGACGAAAAAAGCCGGCTCTGGCGTCAGCAGCGCGGTGCCTCAACAGGGCCTCAACGCCGTTCGGACTGCGGCGCGGTTGCGCACTACGATCACGGGGCGTCAGAGTACCGCCATTCGTCTCCTGGAAAAGACACCGGAGAATTGCCTGCGTTTACCCTTTTTGTTGGCGCTGTTCCCTGATGCCAGCGTCATCTATCTCACGCGCGACGGCCGAAGCAATATCAATTCACTGATCGAGGGCTGGCAACAGCCCCATCTTTTTCCGGGCTACCAGGTCCCGGTTGAACTGTCGATTCCTGGCTACAGCCGGCCTCGCTGGGCATTTACCTTGATTCCTGGCTGGCAGGAACTGACCAGCAGTCCTCTGGAAGAGATCTGCGCCTGGCAGTGGGTTCGCTGCAACGAGGCCGTGTTGGAGCATCGGAGCCAGACCGGCGCCGCCGTACCCTATCTGACCATTCGTTACGAGGATCTGATCGGCAATCCCGGGCCGGTTTTGCGACAGATTGCGCAGTTTCTCCACATCGATTACGAACGGGACCTGGCTCGTTTCTCCAGCGATTTACCGCAGATCAATGTGGTTTCCTCGCCCGCTCAGGACAAATGGCGCCGGCAGAACCGGGATGCGATTGAACGGGTCCGACCGCTGATCGCGCCTATGATGCACCAGCTTGGCTACGATAGCAAGTTCTGA
- a CDS encoding glycosyltransferase family 4 protein, with protein sequence MPSVCILSSVHIALDNRVFFREALSLRRAGYEVTLIAIHDRDEVKDGVRIVALPRIPRWQRPRLWVSLLQRAWETQADIYHFHDPELTLVTPWLRLRTGKPTVYDVHEVNADFIRVKDYMPGWLRQPIAWAFGWLEPLLARLQSGLIFADDQIALPFRNVDRPKITLFNFPSMKFVEDAAAATATSARKDPVVLYLGGLERNRGSRLMMEAFHQVSRQMPEAKLLLVGHFMPPDLQEELLRDARQRGIEAAVTVTGRVPFEQIGDYLQQAAVGWVTWQPVPKNEKNIPTKLFEYMAYGVPVVSSDLPSTRQFVHDGKNGYLVTADDPTAHAQAILRILRDPQAGLVMGRQGQSLVQTHYNWEKMESRLLAFYQNLLS encoded by the coding sequence ATGCCCAGCGTTTGTATCCTTTCCAGCGTCCACATTGCTCTGGACAATCGCGTCTTCTTCCGGGAGGCTCTCAGTTTGCGACGAGCCGGTTATGAAGTAACGTTGATCGCAATTCATGATCGCGATGAGGTCAAAGATGGTGTGCGCATCGTTGCGCTGCCCAGAATCCCACGCTGGCAACGGCCGAGGCTCTGGGTTTCACTACTCCAACGTGCCTGGGAAACTCAGGCAGACATCTACCATTTCCATGATCCGGAGCTTACACTGGTTACCCCCTGGCTTCGCCTGCGCACGGGCAAGCCTACGGTCTACGACGTCCACGAAGTCAACGCCGATTTCATCCGCGTCAAGGACTACATGCCGGGCTGGCTGCGCCAACCGATTGCCTGGGCCTTCGGCTGGTTGGAACCTCTCCTGGCGCGGCTTCAAAGCGGGCTTATTTTCGCCGACGACCAGATCGCCCTTCCCTTCAGAAACGTCGACCGCCCAAAGATCACCCTATTCAACTTTCCATCCATGAAATTCGTCGAGGATGCCGCTGCTGCGACCGCGACAAGCGCACGTAAAGACCCCGTCGTGCTTTACCTGGGAGGCCTGGAGCGCAATCGGGGCTCCCGCCTGATGATGGAAGCTTTCCACCAGGTTTCCCGGCAGATGCCCGAGGCAAAGCTGCTGCTGGTGGGCCACTTCATGCCACCCGATTTGCAGGAGGAATTGCTCCGGGATGCTCGCCAGCGAGGAATCGAGGCCGCGGTAACGGTCACCGGCCGGGTGCCCTTTGAGCAGATTGGCGACTACCTGCAGCAGGCTGCTGTCGGCTGGGTCACCTGGCAACCTGTGCCCAAAAACGAAAAGAACATCCCAACCAAGTTGTTCGAGTACATGGCATATGGCGTGCCGGTGGTCAGCAGCGACTTGCCCTCAACGAGACAATTCGTCCACGACGGAAAAAACGGTTATCTGGTGACCGCTGATGACCCCACCGCGCATGCCCAGGCGATTCTGCGCATCCTGCGGGACCCCCAGGCAGGGCTGGTCATGGGGCGCCAGGGGCAGAGTCTTGTTCAAACACACTACAACTGGGAAAAGATGGAAAGCAGGCTACTGGCCTTTTATCAGAACTTGCTATCGTAG
- a CDS encoding oligosaccharide flippase family protein yields MSESLSKRSITSASWNIGASIITVAVLFVRSILLARMLPVDTFGVYAGASAIVGLTVILPNFGMGGAFLHRAPETENEDRAAAVHFSLKLVFLLVWAVLLGAAAWVFAENPLRTAILVLLIATFGMQLAETPRLILTRRVVHRRLALLQVLRALATTMVAIALAFRGADLWALLATDLTAMLLTLLVLYVWRPVWRPHLAWFSGVVDYYLRFGSRNFVAVALMKALDKIDDLWTGFYLGATALGFYSRAYTFAIYPRRFLAMPINLVAGGTYAELKNDRHRLSQAFFRTNAFLVRTGFLLAGLLLLVAPEFILLLLGEKWLPMLDAFRLMLVFTLLDPIKTTVGDVFIAVGRPEVLVRARTAQLVILLIGLFTLGATFGISGVALAVDAMLIAGMAILFWQARSHVDFSLRRMFAIPSLALVLGIAATFAVLSGLGIDNANWYTAILKTTAFSTTYLGILLLLERAQVLEMLAMLRQLWPGRSTG; encoded by the coding sequence ATGAGTGAAAGCCTCTCCAAGCGCAGCATCACGTCAGCATCGTGGAACATCGGCGCCAGCATCATTACCGTGGCGGTGCTGTTTGTCCGCTCCATCTTGCTGGCAAGGATGCTGCCCGTAGATACCTTTGGTGTCTATGCGGGTGCCAGCGCGATTGTGGGGCTCACGGTAATATTGCCCAATTTCGGAATGGGCGGGGCATTTCTACACCGGGCGCCCGAGACTGAAAACGAAGACCGGGCTGCCGCAGTTCATTTTTCGCTCAAGCTTGTCTTTTTGCTGGTTTGGGCTGTTCTTCTGGGCGCGGCTGCCTGGGTCTTTGCAGAAAACCCGTTGCGCACGGCGATTCTGGTTCTGCTGATCGCCACTTTTGGTATGCAGCTTGCCGAAACTCCCCGGCTGATCCTGACCCGGCGGGTGGTTCATCGACGGCTGGCGCTGCTTCAAGTGCTGCGAGCGCTGGCGACCACAATGGTTGCGATCGCACTGGCATTTCGAGGAGCTGATCTTTGGGCGTTGCTCGCCACCGACCTGACAGCCATGCTCTTGACTCTGCTCGTGCTCTATGTCTGGCGGCCAGTCTGGCGGCCTCACCTGGCCTGGTTTTCGGGAGTTGTGGACTACTATCTGCGCTTTGGCAGCCGCAATTTTGTAGCGGTCGCGCTCATGAAAGCCCTGGACAAGATCGATGACCTTTGGACAGGATTCTATCTGGGCGCCACAGCCCTGGGATTCTACTCCAGGGCGTACACCTTTGCCATCTATCCCCGTCGCTTCCTGGCAATGCCCATCAACCTGGTTGCCGGCGGCACCTATGCTGAACTGAAAAACGATCGTCACCGCCTCTCCCAGGCGTTTTTTCGCACCAATGCGTTCCTGGTCCGCACTGGATTCTTGCTTGCCGGGCTCCTGTTGCTGGTCGCACCCGAGTTTATTCTTCTGTTGCTGGGAGAGAAGTGGCTCCCCATGCTCGATGCATTTCGTCTGATGTTGGTATTCACGCTGCTTGATCCCATCAAGACCACCGTCGGAGACGTTTTCATTGCGGTTGGGCGTCCAGAAGTCCTGGTAAGAGCAAGAACGGCTCAACTGGTGATCCTGCTGATCGGTCTCTTCACCCTGGGAGCTACTTTCGGCATTTCCGGAGTTGCACTGGCAGTCGATGCCATGTTGATCGCAGGCATGGCGATCCTGTTCTGGCAGGCGCGAAGCCACGTTGACTTTTCCCTGCGGCGCATGTTCGCCATTCCGAGCCTGGCCCTGGTCCTGGGCATTGCAGCAACCTTCGCCGTGCTCAGTGGATTGGGGATCGATAATGCAAACTGGTACACAGCGATCCTGAAAACGACTGCTTTCAGCACCACGTATCTGGGCATATTGCTCCTCCTGGAGCGGGCACAGGTGCTCGAAATGCTGGCCATGCTTAGACAATTGTGGCCTGGCAGATCGACAGGCTGA
- a CDS encoding glycosyltransferase family 4 protein has product MRLQDCRVCMVGPHYPRPGGVTTQVELLSEYLRNDGVDVHSVDTNVQSLRRWGGVGRALLPFAQSVIVPGRLWRAAQGGDLVHVHLSSYWGFYLPISASLLVGRLKGLPVVATYHGGKAAQFVQRHKAIARAPLARIDALIALSRYTAPVFEALGIHPVIIPNLVREEEFSAKPAECFARDRWRGQRLLWIKQFNQVGNPQQMVRAFARIKQRLPDAMLTMIGEGELRSETEALSRSLSLPVTFTGRVPFAEIKTHYENADIFISTSTVDNQPSTFLEASSSGLPIVATAVGGVPFTVENNVNALLVEPGDEQALADAVVRIANDPRLAYRLSRAAVQNAETFSWPSIRDKITDLYLSVMEKPIQG; this is encoded by the coding sequence ATGAGGCTGCAGGACTGCCGCGTCTGCATGGTGGGGCCCCACTATCCCAGGCCCGGTGGCGTCACTACCCAGGTGGAGCTTCTCAGCGAGTACCTGCGCAACGATGGCGTTGACGTGCATTCAGTGGACACCAACGTGCAAAGCCTGCGCCGCTGGGGGGGAGTGGGGCGTGCCCTGTTGCCCTTTGCCCAGTCCGTGATTGTACCGGGCAGGCTGTGGCGTGCAGCACAGGGGGGCGATCTGGTCCACGTGCACCTCTCCTCCTACTGGGGTTTTTATCTGCCAATCAGCGCCTCGCTGCTGGTCGGCCGCTTGAAGGGTCTGCCTGTAGTCGCTACCTATCATGGCGGCAAGGCCGCCCAGTTCGTTCAGCGTCACAAAGCGATCGCGCGCGCGCCTCTGGCGCGCATCGACGCATTGATTGCGCTATCCCGGTACACGGCGCCGGTATTCGAAGCGCTCGGCATTCACCCTGTAATCATTCCGAACCTGGTACGCGAAGAAGAGTTTTCAGCAAAACCAGCCGAGTGTTTTGCTCGCGACAGGTGGCGGGGGCAGCGTTTATTGTGGATCAAACAGTTCAACCAGGTCGGCAACCCCCAACAGATGGTGCGAGCTTTTGCCAGGATCAAACAAAGACTTCCGGACGCAATGCTCACCATGATTGGTGAAGGAGAATTGAGATCCGAAACCGAAGCGCTCAGCCGCAGCCTTAGCCTTCCAGTGACCTTCACAGGTCGCGTGCCCTTTGCGGAAATCAAGACACACTATGAGAATGCAGACATCTTCATCAGCACCAGTACAGTGGACAATCAACCTTCGACTTTTTTGGAGGCCTCGTCAAGTGGTTTGCCCATCGTGGCGACAGCCGTTGGAGGCGTTCCCTTTACCGTTGAGAACAACGTCAACGCCCTCCTGGTTGAACCTGGCGATGAGCAGGCCCTGGCAGATGCTGTAGTTCGCATCGCAAACGATCCCCGGTTGGCCTATCGTCTGAGCCGGGCGGCCGTCCAGAACGCAGAAACCTTCTCCTGGCCCAGTATCCGCGATAAGATCACCGATCTCTATCTGAGCGTCATGGAAAAACCTATCCAGGGCTGA
- a CDS encoding DegT/DnrJ/EryC1/StrS family aminotransferase, which translates to MIPVLDLKTQYDSIRGEIAEALQGVLDSGWFVLGPDVAALEREVAAYCSCAHGVGLASGTDALRLSLAALDIGPGDEVITTPFTFVATANTITRSGATPVFVDIEPDTFNIDPQQIEAAITPRTRAIIPVHLYGQPADMDAILATAQAFDLAVIEDAAQAIGAEDKGRRAGSMGSIGCLSFYPTKNLGAFGDAGMVVTNDACLAERIDILRRQGGKTRYFHEVIGFNSRLDTIQAAVLRVKLPYLDQWQAARRRVADRYDELLADLPVTTPYVRPDVHHVYHQYTIRAPHRDELAAFLKARGIGNMVYYPLPLHRQEMYADMGLAEGTFPVAEQAGSEVLSLPIFPELSEAQQHQIAAAISEFYE; encoded by the coding sequence ATGATCCCAGTTCTGGACCTGAAGACACAGTACGACTCGATCCGCGGGGAAATTGCAGAAGCCCTGCAGGGAGTCCTGGATAGTGGTTGGTTCGTCCTCGGCCCCGATGTGGCAGCCCTGGAACGGGAAGTCGCGGCCTATTGCAGCTGTGCCCATGGTGTCGGCCTGGCATCGGGCACCGATGCTTTGCGACTCTCATTGGCTGCGCTTGACATTGGACCTGGGGACGAGGTCATTACGACCCCGTTCACCTTCGTGGCAACGGCCAACACCATCACCCGTAGCGGAGCAACGCCGGTGTTCGTCGATATCGAACCGGACACCTTCAATATCGATCCCCAGCAGATCGAAGCAGCCATCACCCCCCGCACCCGGGCCATCATTCCCGTGCATCTCTACGGCCAACCCGCGGACATGGATGCCATCCTGGCGACCGCGCAGGCATTTGACCTTGCCGTGATCGAGGATGCCGCCCAGGCGATCGGTGCTGAAGACAAGGGCCGTCGAGCCGGCAGCATGGGTTCCATAGGTTGTCTCAGTTTTTATCCCACAAAAAACCTGGGCGCCTTCGGAGATGCAGGCATGGTTGTTACCAACGATGCCTGCCTGGCTGAAAGAATCGACATCCTGCGCAGACAAGGAGGAAAGACACGCTATTTCCATGAAGTGATCGGATTCAACAGCCGGCTGGACACCATACAGGCAGCCGTGTTACGGGTCAAGCTCCCTTACCTCGATCAATGGCAGGCGGCGCGGCGGCGGGTTGCAGATCGCTATGATGAGCTATTGGCAGACTTGCCTGTCACGACGCCCTATGTGCGCCCTGATGTCCACCATGTTTACCACCAGTATACGATTCGGGCTCCCCATAGAGATGAACTGGCTGCATTCCTGAAGGCGCGGGGAATCGGCAACATGGTTTATTACCCTCTCCCCCTGCACCGGCAAGAGATGTATGCTGATATGGGCCTGGCAGAGGGCACATTTCCCGTGGCAGAACAGGCCGGCAGTGAAGTGCTGTCGTTGCCTATCTTTCCCGAGTTGTCGGAAGCCCAACAGCACCAGATTGCCGCAGCAATCAGTGAATTCTACGAATGA
- a CDS encoding acyltransferase — MAQIGKDCSVGVGAVIEAGAQLGRGCVVGHYAVVHAGTQVGQGCHIGDHAVLGRPPRPASTSTVEIPKSLAPLRIDGGTGIGTGAVIYRGTTIGRQSLVGDLAFVREQCTIGDCVIVGTHVTVENEVTIGSRTKIQSGAYIAAWSTIEEHCFIAPCVVTTNDNTMGRTEKRFSERGGAVIRRGARIGAGATLLPNIEVGSEAFVAAGSIVTRSVPPRTLVMGSPARIVRDVPDAELVENQ, encoded by the coding sequence ATGGCCCAGATCGGAAAGGACTGTAGCGTGGGAGTTGGCGCGGTCATCGAAGCTGGCGCACAGCTTGGCAGGGGATGTGTCGTTGGGCATTATGCCGTAGTCCACGCGGGCACACAGGTTGGTCAGGGTTGCCACATTGGCGACCACGCCGTTCTTGGCCGTCCCCCCAGACCTGCCTCCACGAGCACCGTCGAGATACCGAAGTCATTGGCGCCGTTGAGAATCGACGGTGGCACAGGCATCGGTACAGGGGCTGTGATCTACAGAGGCACCACCATCGGACGACAGAGTCTCGTCGGAGATCTTGCCTTCGTGCGCGAACAATGTACCATCGGCGATTGTGTGATCGTTGGTACCCATGTCACCGTGGAGAACGAGGTGACCATCGGCAGTCGAACCAAAATCCAGTCGGGCGCCTATATTGCAGCCTGGTCCACCATCGAAGAGCACTGTTTCATCGCACCTTGCGTAGTCACGACCAATGACAACACCATGGGACGAACCGAGAAGCGCTTCAGCGAGCGCGGTGGCGCGGTCATTCGGCGGGGTGCACGGATCGGCGCAGGCGCCACATTGTTGCCCAACATCGAGGTGGGCAGTGAGGCTTTTGTAGCCGCCGGATCGATAGTCACGCGCTCGGTCCCGCCCCGGACACTCGTCATGGGCTCGCCGGCCCGCATCGTTCGGGATGTGCCGGATGCCGAGTTGGTAGAAAATCAATGA
- the udk gene encoding uridine kinase: MTDKIKPIIIGVAGGTGSGKTTVAHAILEKVGWNRIAFIQHDSYYYDASNLPQEERALLNFDHPNALETPFLVEHLKQLWEGQTVPVPVYDFRRHVRTDETRLVTPEPVIMVEGILIFSERELRDMFDVKIYVDTDPDIRFIRRLIRDIEERGRSLNSVVDQYQKTVRPMHLEFVEPSKRYANVIIPEGGHNQVALDMVSSRIQALLEEAAS; encoded by the coding sequence ATGACCGACAAGATCAAACCTATCATCATCGGTGTTGCCGGAGGCACGGGTTCCGGCAAAACAACCGTGGCGCACGCGATCCTGGAAAAGGTAGGATGGAATCGAATCGCCTTCATTCAACACGACTCCTATTACTACGATGCCTCCAACCTGCCGCAGGAGGAACGGGCCCTGTTGAACTTCGACCATCCCAACGCCCTGGAGACTCCCTTCCTGGTCGAGCATCTGAAACAACTGTGGGAGGGCCAAACTGTTCCCGTACCAGTCTACGACTTTCGTAGACATGTCCGTACCGACGAGACTCGTTTGGTTACGCCTGAACCGGTGATCATGGTCGAGGGAATCCTTATTTTCTCCGAACGCGAACTGCGCGACATGTTCGATGTGAAGATCTATGTTGATACCGACCCTGATATTCGCTTCATCCGGCGGCTAATACGTGATATCGAGGAAAGAGGACGCTCGCTGAACTCGGTGGTCGACCAGTACCAGAAGACCGTTCGACCCATGCACCTGGAATTTGTCGAACCGAGCAAACGATATGCCAATGTCATCATTCCCGAAGGTGGCCATAACCAGGTCGCGCTTGACATGGTTTCCTCCCGGATCCAGGCACTGCTGGAGGAGGCGGCAAGTTGA
- the efp gene encoding elongation factor P — protein MIGVQELRKNVTFELDGQVYRVLDYEHRKMARGGATIRIKARNLHTGSIIERTFNSGNKVQDIRLDHATVQYLFNDGELYTFMDLDTYEQPVLSAKVLGDAKNYMTDSLTLEIISYQGEPLDIELPTTVDLEVTFAEPGYAGDTATGARKSCTVETGLKVDVPLFVETGDAIRVDTRSGTYVTRV, from the coding sequence ATGATCGGTGTACAGGAACTTCGTAAGAATGTTACTTTCGAGTTGGATGGCCAGGTTTACCGCGTCCTGGATTACGAACATCGCAAGATGGCCCGCGGTGGTGCAACTATCCGTATCAAAGCACGCAATCTGCATACGGGCAGTATCATCGAGCGCACCTTCAATTCGGGCAACAAGGTCCAGGATATTCGACTTGACCATGCGACGGTCCAGTATCTCTTCAACGATGGTGAACTTTACACCTTCATGGACCTCGACACGTATGAGCAACCCGTCCTGTCGGCGAAGGTTCTTGGCGATGCAAAAAACTACATGACGGATAGCTTAACTCTGGAGATCATCAGCTATCAGGGTGAACCGCTTGACATCGAACTTCCCACGACGGTTGATCTGGAAGTCACCTTCGCTGAACCTGGTTACGCCGGTGACACAGCCACAGGGGCCAGAAAATCCTGTACCGTTGAAACCGGACTGAAGGTAGATGTGCCTCTTTTCGTTGAGACGGGTGACGCCATTCGTGTCGACACGCGCTCGGGCACGTATGTCACCCGGGTATGA